A region from the Vicia villosa cultivar HV-30 ecotype Madison, WI linkage group LG3, Vvil1.0, whole genome shotgun sequence genome encodes:
- the LOC131657794 gene encoding G2/mitotic-specific cyclin C13-1-like: protein MESGGSMKRTTSNEYESPFTPLDPKRPRVVSDVPRGFRPINLDVPPGFLPIQISNLDEPVCNRRTNAKRDNQHIDEPYVSDISEYLCMMEIEDKRKPAIDYIEKVQRCMTTNMRGKLVDWLVQVADTYKLLPETLHLAVSYIDRFLSIQSLNKSKLQLLGISAMLIASKYEEVNPTRAVEFCQITTYELHEVLEMEARILKSLNYEMGNPNVITFLRTFAVIACENQTTSHSQFKYLCNYLADLSLLDYECLQFKPSTLAAILFRCTLCPLHESLGYGSDDLEDCATILHELYLSRRAASLKTVRNKYKLRKQTCLPPPELQESYFEDVHASYKCNTDVNIATDDEWD, encoded by the exons ATGGAGAGTGGTGGCTCAATGAAAAGAACAACCAGCAATGAATATGAATCACCTTTTACTCCTCTTGATCCAAAAAGGCCGAGAGTTGTTTCGGATGTTCCTCGTGGTTTTCGGCCTATAAATCTAGATGTTCCTCCTGGTTTTCTGCCTATACAGATTTCCAATTTGGATGAGCCAGTTTGTAACAGAAGAACCAATGCCAAACGTGACAATCAACATATTGATGAGCCTTACGTATCCGACATCTCCGAATATCTTTGCATGATGGAG ATCGAGGACAAACGAAAACCGGCTATTGATTACATTGAAAAAGTTCAGAGATGCATGACTACAAACATGAGAGGAAAATTGGTTGATTGGTTAGTTCAGGTTGCAGATACATACAAACTTCTCCCAGAAACTCTTCATCTAGCTGTTTCCTATATTGACAGATTCCTATCTATTCAATCTCTCAATAAATCCAAGCTTCAGTTGCTTGGTATTTCAGCTATGCTCATTGCGTC CAAGTATGAAGAAGTCAATCCAACAAGAGCGGTAGAATTCTGCCAAATTACTACCTATGAGCTGCATGAG GTTTTAGAAATGGAAGCTCGCATACTCAAGTCCCTAAATTATGAAATGGGAAACCCTAATGTCATCACATTTTTAAg GACGTTTGCTGTGATTGCTTGTGAGAATCAAACG ACTTCCCATTCACAGTTTAAATATTTGTGCAACTATCTTGCCGATTTGAGCCTGCTTGACTACGAGTGTCTACAATTCAAACCTTCTACATTGGCTGCCATCT TATTTCGATGTAC ACTTTGTCCCCTCCATGAATCTTTGGGTTATGGATCTGATGATTTGGAAGATTGTGCTACCATTCTACATGAGTTGTATTTGTCAAGAAGGGCAGCATCCTTGAAAACTGTTCGCAATAAATACAAGCTGCGCAAG CAAACTTGCCTTCCCCCACCTGAGCTGCAAGAAAGTTACTTTGAAGATGTTCATGCCTCTTACAAGTGCAATACAGACGTGAACATTGCGACAGACGATGAGTGGGATTGA